The genomic region AGACTCTGAAAGCTCAGAGCCGCCGTGACACCCGAAGAAGTTGTTATAGTAGCTGCTTTGCGTTTTTCTGTGTGTTTCATGATCTTCCCTCACCTCATCAGTCCTTACGACGATTGGATTTTCTGAAAATAAAGTACATGATTGCACTATTCAACAGTGCAAAAATCATCATGGATTTAAAGTCACTAAAAACCGGCTCATGCCACAGAAAATCAAACACCATGTTGACGCCAAAGACGCCTATAAATGAACCAAGTAAGTACCCTATCAACATCTTTATATCCATATATTGGTTGCTCTTTTCTTCCCACATATGCCGGGCTGACTACGACAGTCAGGTAACCTCAGACACTCCGGCGTCGAAAAATGGCGTAGGCGATGAGATACATCAAAACAACATAAAGGCTATAAACCAGACCGAGTACCAGTGGACTGGCTCCGAGAGCTTTTTCGGTCACTGAAGACCAATTGGAAACACGGTAATCAGGGTTCACCATCGTACCAAAAACATTGAACACTGAAATCGGATTCCACTTTAGCGGTGACCAAATCTTAATCAGATAATCAGAAAGCGCATCGAGAATTGCCAGGCCAATTGTCATCAGCACCACAAACACAATGGCCACTGACGAACTTTTGGCAATATTAGCAACCATAATAATTAGGGCAGCGGCAAATAGGTTCTCCCCAAAATTCCCCCAAAAATTAATTAAAAAGAGTTGAATAATGTTGCCCCAATTTAAGTTCTGCCAGTGGTGAACAAAAATTGGCACGGCAATCATGGAAGCTAACAACGACACTAGGGCAATGACAAAGAATACGGTCAAAACAGTCAATACTTTAGCAGTAAAAATCATACCCCGTGAGAAACGCCGGGACAGCAGTGGGCGTATCGTACCTAGGGCAAACTCCTGGGTAATAATAACGGCTGCCAAAATCGACATTAAGACATTAGCAAAGCTAACTCCGCCGCCCAAGTCAGCAATTTGATTGACCGACTGATCCAACCAAAACATGACAAAGGGCAGCACAAAGGCAAAAGCCAAATAATAGTAACCACGGTCTTGCTTCCACAGTTTCATATATTCTTGTTTTAACAAGGTAATCATTGTTTCTCCCTTTTCCCCGACTTGTATATCTAGCTAAACGCGCGATAGCCCATCACTTCTGAAATCGAAAGGCTAGGATATAGGCTGCCACAAATACTAGTATCTGGCTTAATATCAGCAATAAAATCGTCAGAGCATGGGTCAATCCGTGCCCAGCAAATATAACAGCTAGGTCAATCACAACGCCGACAATTATCATTAACATTGCGGTGTAAAATAACCAGGCAGATTTTTTCATCACTCACCGCTCCCCTTCAAAGTTTGTTAGTGCCATCGTACACTTCCTGCAACGCTTTGAAATCACAGTGAAGTTATCATTAAGTTAAGAAAATGTTGCAAATACAAAAAGGAAGCCTTGTTGGCTTCCTTTTTCGCGTCTTTGTAACCAACCCTTAATCTGTTCGTGAAATCGCTGTGATAATCTGAACAACCACATATAGTAGACTGGATTAATCAGTGTGGGAGGCCAGGCGTTTGGGAGAAAACAAGCGCAAGGTATTATACAAAAACACTGGCCTGCCATTTTCAAAGTGTTTAGAGAGGAAATTTTAAGTGGTGAAAAAAGAACGTTCAAAGAAAAATCGCCATTACGGCATTTTAATACTAATCATTACTCTGATTGGAATGTTATTAGAACCAAGTTATCCTGACGAACTATCGTTAAAGGGTACGATTCCTCTTTCCTTAGCAATGATAGCTGTCCTAATCTTGGTTGTCTGGCTCGTCCGAAAAGTTACTAACAAGGAAAAGATCTTTGAACCGCGCCTGCCTTTAACAAGGGTGGAACTGATACTGGCCCTGTTATTAGCTGCCTACTTCATAGGTTTGTACCTAGCTAATGGTAATATCCAGAGTTTGTTAGGCATCTCAAATCATTCGTTAAACTTAGTGATTAGCAGTGCCGTGGTTGCCCTGGGGGCAGGCTTTTTTGAAGAATATTTTGTGCGCGGATACTTATTTAATCTTACCCAGCGAATCTTGAACCGTTATGCGGTTCAAAAATATCGAATGACCACCATCGCAATCGTCACGAGTCTCGTGTTTGGTTTAATCCACCTAGGTAACCTGGGACAAGGTGATGCCAGCATGGTCACTTATCAACAGGTGTTTTATGCCACTTGTATTGGGATGGTTTTTTGTGCTATTCGTGTTGTTGTTAATCGCATCTGGGTCACGGCGATTGCTCATTTTTTGTTTGACTTTTCGCTAGATCTCACCAGCAACACGACCGAAGCAGATAGTTGGCTGAAAATTATTGGCGTATTTTCAATCGTCCTGATTCTCAGCCTCTTCCTACTAATCTTAATTGATCGCAGTATCAAGCAGAACCACATTCAAGAGTTAAAGCCTTAAATTCTATAGCAAAAAAGGAAGCCTGGCTGGCTTCCTTTTTAATACCAAATCTCATAGAGCTGGATGGCGAGGTGGATTTTTTCGTTGTCATCCGCATTGCCTAAGTCCATGCCTAAGATTTTCTCGATTTTTTGTAGGCGGTAAAAGGCCGTGTTGCGGTGAATGAAGAGCATTTCAGCCGCCTTGGCAGTCGACTCGTTGGCCGAGAAGAAAGTGACCAGCAATGATAGGTACTGCTCACGGTCGGTACTTTTCGACTCCAAAATAGGATGCAGGACCGCATCAACGAAAATCAGCGCTTCTTTCTTAGGAATCAGGCGCAAAACATCGGTTACCTGCTGGGGATTGTACTGGTGCGGCGCCCGTAGGTGGCGCTTTTTAGCGGTACCCAGGGCCTTGTCGGCTTCGTCGAGTAGTTGCTGGAAGTTCACGATTGATTTCTGGTACATCGTATAGCCAATTAGGTTGCGTTCGTTGGGGAAATGATCCAGCAAAAACTTCTCTAAATCCGGCAAGAGTTGTGGCAGGTCCGCGTCTTCCTTAACCAGGCCAAAAATCTTAAAATGCCAGTTAATCAGCACAATTGGTGCATTAATTTTATTAAAGTACCAGTAAATGTAGTCAGAGACCCGGTGCATGACAAACTGGTGGTTCCCAGTGTTTTGCGAGTTGGCCTCATCAACCGCAAAGGCCCGGTACTGGTCGTGAATGTCTAGACCATTCAGTTTTAGCACCCCGGCAAAGGATTCCTTGGCAATCGGTTCGGTCATCAGGGTCTCAAAGACCTCACTCTTGCGCTCGCGCTCGTTGCTGACATTAATCTGCACCTGGAGACTTTCCAGGCTGAGCAGGTTAATCATGTTAGATATCAGCAAGTCCTCGGCCGAATTTTTAACCGGGACCACGTCTAAAATCACAAAGCGACGGGTCAGTTTGTCCGTGGTTTTCAACGGGTAGATAGTATAGCGGTCAAAGAGGGTCCGGGGCTCTTCCAAGTTAATCAAATCCAGGTCCGCGCTGGTATAATCCAGCACTTCGGTAATCGGGGCGGCCCCATTGTTCTTAGCCTTGAGGCGGCCAAAGGAATCTAGAATGTAGGCATCAACGCCCAGCACGCCCGTGATTTGATTTAAAATCCGATCATCAGGCTGTTTGGCGAGGATATACTTGGAAATCGCCAGGTTCTGGTTCATGATTTCCAATAATTGCTTATTTTCCTTGGCTAGGCGCTCGTTTTTGGCTTTTTCCGGCATACCGCTGTTCGGGCCACGTTAAAAGAATCATCTCGACCCGGTCCCTTCATTTTTCACATATTTTAAGCCCCCTGTGACTTTAAAGCAACGTCATCAGCGGCCAAAAAATCGGTCAGCCGGTTCATGGCCTCTTGAAGATTAGCG from Leuconostocaceae bacterium ESL0723 harbors:
- a CDS encoding CPBP family intramembrane metalloprotease, producing the protein MKKERSKKNRHYGILILIITLIGMLLEPSYPDELSLKGTIPLSLAMIAVLILVVWLVRKVTNKEKIFEPRLPLTRVELILALLLAAYFIGLYLANGNIQSLLGISNHSLNLVISSAVVALGAGFFEEYFVRGYLFNLTQRILNRYAVQKYRMTTIAIVTSLVFGLIHLGNLGQGDASMVTYQQVFYATCIGMVFCAIRVVVNRIWVTAIAHFLFDFSLDLTSNTTEADSWLKIIGVFSIVLILSLFLLILIDRSIKQNHIQELKP
- a CDS encoding helix-turn-helix domain-containing protein, whose translation is MPEKAKNERLAKENKQLLEIMNQNLAISKYILAKQPDDRILNQITGVLGVDAYILDSFGRLKAKNNGAAPITEVLDYTSADLDLINLEEPRTLFDRYTIYPLKTTDKLTRRFVILDVVPVKNSAEDLLISNMINLLSLESLQVQINVSNERERKSEVFETLMTEPIAKESFAGVLKLNGLDIHDQYRAFAVDEANSQNTGNHQFVMHRVSDYIYWYFNKINAPIVLINWHFKIFGLVKEDADLPQLLPDLEKFLLDHFPNERNLIGYTMYQKSIVNFQQLLDEADKALGTAKKRHLRAPHQYNPQQVTDVLRLIPKKEALIFVDAVLHPILESKSTDREQYLSLLVTFFSANESTAKAAEMLFIHRNTAFYRLQKIEKILGMDLGNADDNEKIHLAIQLYEIWY
- a CDS encoding ABC transporter permease, whose translation is MITLLKQEYMKLWKQDRGYYYLAFAFVLPFVMFWLDQSVNQIADLGGGVSFANVLMSILAAVIITQEFALGTIRPLLSRRFSRGMIFTAKVLTVLTVFFVIALVSLLASMIAVPIFVHHWQNLNWGNIIQLFLINFWGNFGENLFAAALIIMVANIAKSSSVAIVFVVLMTIGLAILDALSDYLIKIWSPLKWNPISVFNVFGTMVNPDYRVSNWSSVTEKALGASPLVLGLVYSLYVVLMYLIAYAIFRRRSV